Proteins from a genomic interval of Desulfuromonas sp. TF:
- a CDS encoding DUF86 domain-containing protein, translating to MKPSISYLEHILAETEYLLKTSRPLSLSGFLADETLQRAFVRSLEIIGEAVKNLPDDLKSRYPDLDWRRMAGTRDRLIHGYFSVDFELVWDIVQNKIPSLHEGIKRILTEEQA from the coding sequence TTGAAACCATCCATTAGCTACCTTGAGCACATACTGGCCGAGACCGAATATCTGCTGAAAACCTCTCGGCCTCTCAGCCTGAGCGGTTTTCTTGCCGATGAAACGCTGCAGCGAGCCTTTGTCCGCAGCCTGGAAATCATCGGCGAGGCCGTAAAAAATCTCCCCGATGATCTCAAGTCCCGCTATCCCGACCTGGACTGGCGCCGGATGGCGGGAACGCGCGACCGGCTGATTCATGGCTATTTCAGCGTCGACTTCGAGCTGGTCTGGGACATTGTTCAAAACAAGATTCCGTCCCTGCATGAAGGCATCAAGCGCATACTTACTGAAGAACAGGCTTGA
- a CDS encoding 4Fe-4S dicluster domain-containing protein, giving the protein MLKIIRERIHQGHRTSRFPKEEPILPARFRGRPEIESGKCPQGCAECVGCCPYGALVVDEGKIRLDMGLCLFCAECAAACPHGALVFTRDYRLASRTREGLMTDEEGFQLATALDARMKKLFGRSLKLRQVSAGGCNACEADINVLSTLVFDLGRFGIQFVASPRHADGILVTGPVTENMKSPLLDTYAAIPAPKLVIASGACAIGGGPFRSSPEANDGVGDLLPVDLYIPGCPPHPYTALDGLLRLLGRL; this is encoded by the coding sequence ATGCTGAAGATCATCCGTGAGCGTATCCACCAGGGGCACCGTACTTCCCGATTTCCGAAGGAGGAGCCGATCCTTCCCGCGCGCTTCCGTGGGCGGCCTGAGATCGAGTCGGGAAAATGCCCGCAGGGGTGCGCGGAGTGCGTGGGATGCTGCCCTTACGGCGCACTGGTGGTCGATGAAGGAAAGATCCGGCTGGACATGGGGCTCTGCCTTTTCTGCGCCGAGTGCGCCGCCGCCTGCCCCCACGGCGCCCTCGTCTTCACCCGAGACTACCGCCTGGCTTCGCGCACCCGCGAGGGGCTGATGACGGACGAGGAGGGGTTTCAGCTCGCTACCGCCCTGGACGCCAGAATGAAGAAGCTCTTCGGGCGCTCCCTCAAGCTGCGGCAGGTCTCCGCCGGCGGATGCAACGCCTGCGAGGCCGACATCAATGTCCTTTCCACCCTGGTCTTCGATCTCGGCCGCTTCGGCATCCAGTTCGTCGCCTCGCCGCGCCATGCCGACGGCATCCTGGTCACCGGCCCGGTGACCGAGAACATGAAATCGCCCCTTCTCGACACCTATGCCGCCATTCCAGCCCCGAAGCTGGTGATCGCCTCAGGCGCCTGCGCCATTGGAGGCGGCCCCTTTCGCAGCAGCCCCGAGGCGAACGACGGAGTAGGCGACCTCCTCCCCGTCGATCTCTACATCCCCGGCTGCCCCCCGCATCCCTATACCGCACTGGACGGTCTGCTGCGCCTGCTGGGGAGGCTCTGA
- a CDS encoding NADH-quinone oxidoreductase subunit C codes for MNRQVSAVTLVNGGAIPLADLPVLDFEVFAEELVGEVAREGRVAAFFVTPAGGGGLDLFAIVAHDWRGNLALMRTRVNESFPSLTPRCPQLHLFEREIAEQYGIIPEGHPWFKPVRFHGSWQRGRDAWGRDPGGHPVPGDMTFYRVEGEEVHEVAVGPVHAGVIEPGHFRFQCHGEKVMHLEISLGYQHRALERQLPGGPHPNTRYRMETAAGDTSIGHMTAHCQLLEALAGVPPSPRGESLRLIALELERLANHVGDIGALAGDVGFLPTASFCGRLRGDYLNMTAELCGSRFGRGLVRPGGVAFDLDPALAAELSGRLEMAARDTRGAVNLFFDTPSVLARMEGIGRVGTDTAEELGLVGIAARACGLVRDVRLHHPVGAWREAFDSVIIEEAGDVFARANVRRREIEASIEVLRRGLKHLPEGAMQEPSGKMHPESLAVSLVEGWRGEIVHVAITDAQGKFARYKIVDPSFHNWSGLAMALRGEQISDFPLCNKSFNLSYCGFDL; via the coding sequence ATGAATCGGCAGGTGTCGGCGGTAACCCTTGTGAACGGTGGTGCGATCCCCCTGGCGGATCTGCCGGTCCTCGATTTCGAGGTCTTTGCCGAGGAACTCGTCGGGGAGGTCGCCAGGGAAGGGCGGGTCGCCGCCTTCTTTGTGACTCCTGCCGGCGGTGGCGGCTTAGATCTCTTCGCCATCGTTGCTCACGACTGGCGCGGCAATCTCGCTCTGATGCGTACACGGGTGAATGAATCCTTTCCTTCCCTGACCCCCCGCTGTCCGCAGCTGCACCTCTTCGAGCGGGAGATTGCCGAACAGTACGGGATCATTCCGGAGGGGCATCCCTGGTTCAAACCGGTCCGTTTCCATGGCTCCTGGCAGCGAGGCCGGGATGCGTGGGGGCGCGATCCGGGCGGGCACCCGGTACCTGGGGATATGACTTTTTACCGCGTGGAAGGGGAGGAGGTGCACGAGGTGGCGGTCGGACCGGTCCATGCCGGAGTGATCGAACCGGGACATTTCCGTTTTCAATGCCACGGTGAAAAGGTCATGCACCTGGAGATCTCCCTCGGCTACCAGCACCGCGCCCTGGAGCGCCAGCTTCCCGGTGGGCCCCATCCGAATACCCGCTACCGGATGGAGACCGCCGCCGGTGACACCTCCATCGGGCATATGACGGCCCATTGCCAGCTTCTGGAAGCCTTGGCCGGCGTTCCTCCTTCGCCGCGGGGGGAATCGCTGCGGCTGATCGCTCTGGAGCTTGAGCGGCTGGCCAACCATGTCGGCGATATCGGGGCGCTGGCCGGCGACGTCGGCTTCCTCCCCACAGCATCTTTCTGTGGGCGGCTGCGCGGCGATTACCTGAACATGACCGCGGAACTCTGCGGCAGCCGTTTCGGCCGCGGTCTCGTCCGCCCCGGCGGTGTTGCCTTCGACCTCGATCCGGCGTTGGCAGCCGAACTATCGGGCAGACTCGAGATGGCGGCCAGGGACACCCGCGGCGCCGTCAACCTCTTCTTCGACACCCCGTCGGTTCTTGCCCGGATGGAAGGGATTGGCAGGGTCGGCACCGACACCGCTGAGGAACTGGGACTGGTCGGCATCGCCGCCCGGGCCTGCGGCCTGGTTCGGGACGTGCGCCTGCACCACCCCGTCGGAGCCTGGCGGGAGGCCTTCGATTCGGTGATCATCGAGGAGGCCGGCGACGTCTTCGCCCGTGCGAACGTGCGCCGGCGGGAGATCGAGGCTTCCATCGAGGTGCTGCGGCGGGGTCTGAAACATCTGCCGGAGGGAGCGATGCAGGAGCCGTCAGGCAAGATGCATCCCGAATCTCTCGCGGTCTCCCTTGTCGAGGGTTGGCGTGGCGAGATCGTCCATGTGGCGATCACCGATGCGCAGGGGAAGTTCGCCCGTTACAAGATCGTCGATCCCTCTTTCCACAACTGGAGCGGCCTGGCGATGGCGCTGCGAGGCGAACAGATCTCCGACTTTCCGCTCTGCAACAAGAGCTTTAATCTATCGTACTGCGGGTTCGACCTGTAG
- a CDS encoding proton-conducting transporter membrane subunit, protein MIAALIILPLLLAAVALAVPSGWVRPWLLPLGGGCHLLLSFRLIATGDGAIGSWLAADPLGGLVLGVSSLLFFGCSIYAVGYLRYRMDRGNRVIVPCLLLFLSAVTLATLARHLGLLWLAVETTTLTSAPLIYYNRNRLSIEATWKYLLICSVGIALAMLGILFIAYAALHGGVPVSLQLDDLLARAGTFSRPWLHAGFVFLLVGFGTKMGLAPLHSWKPDAYGEAPGLVGALLAGGLTSVAFLAILRGMQIMAAAGDLALARQAMLCLGLLSLALAAVFMVRQPDIKRLLAYSSVEHMGILAIGVGIGGVATFGAMFHLLNNALTKGVLFLSAGNIQRAYSSKRLGEVQGAMARVPVSAGLFLAGFFAITGSPPFGPFLSEFTILRGIFDGGHGVIGGLFLFLLAVVFIGMGGTVLSVTQGAEPEGLPDSGYRESLLTVGPPLVFILLILLLGLSLPEALRTFLQEAADVLEVTP, encoded by the coding sequence ATGATTGCCGCCCTTATCATTTTGCCACTGTTGCTTGCTGCCGTCGCTCTGGCCGTCCCCTCAGGTTGGGTCAGGCCTTGGTTGCTGCCGCTTGGCGGCGGCTGCCATCTCCTTTTATCGTTCCGGCTGATCGCCACCGGGGATGGCGCGATCGGCTCCTGGCTCGCCGCGGACCCCCTCGGGGGACTGGTCCTGGGGGTCTCCAGCCTGCTCTTTTTCGGCTGTTCCATCTATGCCGTCGGCTACCTGCGCTACCGTATGGATCGTGGGAACCGGGTCATCGTCCCCTGCCTGCTGCTCTTTCTCTCCGCCGTGACCCTTGCTACTCTGGCCCGGCACCTTGGGCTGCTCTGGTTGGCGGTCGAGACCACCACCCTGACCAGCGCCCCGCTGATCTACTATAACCGCAACCGCCTTTCCATCGAGGCGACCTGGAAGTATCTGCTGATCTGCTCCGTGGGGATCGCCCTGGCCATGCTCGGCATTCTCTTCATTGCCTACGCCGCTCTGCATGGCGGGGTTCCGGTCAGCCTTCAACTGGATGACCTGCTGGCCCGCGCCGGGACGTTCTCCCGCCCCTGGCTTCACGCCGGCTTCGTCTTCCTTCTGGTCGGTTTCGGCACCAAAATGGGGCTTGCGCCCCTCCACAGCTGGAAGCCCGACGCCTACGGAGAGGCGCCTGGACTGGTCGGAGCGCTGCTCGCCGGAGGCCTGACCAGCGTTGCCTTTCTCGCCATCCTGCGCGGCATGCAGATCATGGCGGCGGCCGGCGATCTGGCCTTGGCCCGGCAGGCCATGCTCTGTCTTGGTTTGCTGTCGCTGGCCCTGGCCGCTGTTTTCATGGTTCGTCAGCCGGACATCAAGCGTCTGCTCGCCTATTCGAGCGTCGAGCACATGGGAATTCTGGCTATCGGCGTCGGCATCGGCGGGGTCGCCACTTTCGGCGCCATGTTCCACCTGCTGAACAACGCCCTGACCAAAGGGGTGCTTTTCTTGTCGGCGGGCAATATCCAGCGTGCCTATTCGAGCAAACGCCTCGGTGAGGTCCAGGGGGCGATGGCCCGTGTTCCCGTCTCGGCGGGACTGTTTCTCGCCGGGTTCTTCGCCATTACAGGCTCTCCCCCCTTCGGCCCCTTTCTCAGCGAGTTCACTATCCTCCGCGGCATTTTCGATGGCGGTCACGGCGTCATTGGCGGGCTTTTTCTTTTTTTGTTGGCCGTGGTTTTCATCGGCATGGGGGGGACGGTACTCTCCGTAACCCAGGGGGCCGAGCCGGAAGGGTTACCCGACTCGGGCTACCGTGAATCTTTGCTGACGGTCGGGCCGCCCCTCGTCTTCATCTTGCTGATCCTGCTTCTGGGCCTGTCTCTACCCGAGGCTTTGCGGACTTTTTTGCAGGAGGCGGCCGACGTGCTGGAGGTGACGCCATGA
- a CDS encoding hydrogenase, with product MHEANNLLLLLVILLNFFTLGSSRLGACIRAVAIQGAILSLLPVTVHGVNPHALFLSAGALALKGLFIPWLLFRAIREVRIRREVEPLIGYVPTLILGALTTAGSFIFADFLPLVEEHHGGLFIPTALATLFTGFLLLITRRKAITQVLGYLMLENGIFVFGILLSAAMPLMVEAGVLLDLLVAIFVMGIVLNQINREFSTLNTERLSALRE from the coding sequence ATGCACGAAGCGAACAATCTTCTTCTGCTTCTGGTCATTCTTCTTAACTTCTTCACCCTCGGCAGCTCACGGCTCGGCGCATGCATCAGGGCGGTGGCAATCCAGGGGGCGATTCTCTCCCTCCTGCCGGTGACCGTCCATGGGGTGAATCCGCACGCTCTTTTTCTGTCCGCCGGCGCCCTGGCTCTCAAGGGGCTCTTCATCCCCTGGCTGCTCTTCCGTGCCATCCGGGAAGTGCGCATCAGGCGGGAGGTCGAGCCGCTGATAGGTTATGTGCCGACCCTTATCCTCGGCGCCCTGACCACCGCCGGCTCATTCATCTTCGCCGACTTCCTCCCCCTGGTCGAGGAGCACCATGGGGGCCTCTTCATTCCCACCGCCCTGGCGACCCTCTTCACCGGCTTTCTCCTGCTGATTACCCGGCGCAAGGCGATCACCCAGGTTCTGGGCTACCTGATGCTCGAGAACGGCATCTTCGTCTTCGGCATTCTCCTGTCGGCAGCCATGCCGCTGATGGTTGAAGCCGGGGTGCTGCTCGATCTGCTGGTCGCTATTTTCGTCATGGGAATCGTCCTCAATCAGATCAACCGCGAGTTCTCGACCCTGAACACCGAACGCCTCTCCGCCCTGAGGGAATAA
- a CDS encoding NADH-quinone oxidoreductase subunit H has translation MVGTILHLLILFLLSPLLLGVVAKTKAFFGGRTGAPFLQPYYDLAKLFRKGIVFSDTTTWVFRAGPTVGLAVPILAALLIPFGGLAPPVSFSGDLILFVYLFGLSRFFTVASALDTGSSFEGMGAAREVTFSCLAEPTVFFAFIVLARLSGSLSLGGMFGRNLREGWTMGGSALGLILVCLFVILLVENCRIPFDDPNTHLELTMIHEVMVLDHSGPAFGMILYGAAMKLFVLGALVVRLALPWQTGSLPGDVALFIGGMLLLAVLIGVVESVMARLRLVRVPQMLIGTTLISIFALVLVLR, from the coding sequence ATCGTCGGAACGATCCTTCACCTTCTGATTCTCTTCCTCCTTTCCCCTCTGCTGCTCGGGGTGGTCGCCAAGACCAAGGCTTTCTTCGGCGGCCGGACCGGCGCCCCCTTTCTGCAGCCCTATTACGATCTGGCCAAGCTCTTCCGCAAGGGAATCGTCTTCAGCGATACCACCACATGGGTCTTCCGCGCCGGGCCGACGGTTGGGCTGGCGGTGCCCATTCTGGCGGCTCTGCTGATCCCCTTTGGCGGTCTGGCCCCTCCCGTTTCCTTCAGCGGCGACCTGATCCTCTTTGTTTATCTCTTCGGTTTGTCCCGTTTTTTTACGGTAGCTTCGGCCCTCGACACCGGTTCGAGTTTCGAAGGGATGGGGGCGGCCCGCGAGGTGACCTTTTCCTGTTTGGCGGAACCCACCGTCTTTTTTGCATTCATCGTCCTGGCCCGGCTCTCGGGGAGTCTGTCGCTGGGAGGGATGTTCGGTCGGAATTTGAGGGAGGGATGGACGATGGGTGGCTCCGCTCTGGGCCTGATCCTGGTCTGTCTCTTCGTGATCCTGCTGGTGGAGAACTGCCGCATCCCCTTCGATGATCCGAACACCCATCTGGAACTGACCATGATTCACGAGGTGATGGTCCTCGACCACAGCGGTCCGGCCTTCGGCATGATCCTTTACGGGGCCGCGATGAAGCTCTTCGTCCTCGGAGCCCTGGTGGTGCGCCTCGCCCTGCCGTGGCAGACCGGCAGCCTGCCGGGCGACGTCGCACTTTTCATCGGCGGGATGCTGCTGCTGGCGGTGCTGATCGGGGTAGTGGAGTCGGTCATGGCCCGCCTGCGTCTGGTGCGCGTTCCTCAGATGCTGATCGGCACTACACTGATTTCGATCTTCGCTCTGGTTCTCGTCTTGCGCTAA
- a CDS encoding proton-conducting transporter membrane subunit — MVMPTFAAATGLLFLSGLPGLFFSRRSAVGERLAALLILTGAVLGTIATAAALAGPGSAAIELPWSVPGGAFSVEVDALSACFLFPVYLVTALGSVYGLGYWPQRRYPANGRKLRLFFGLMAGSLTLVVTARNGLLFLVVWEIMALSGFFLVTTEDEKEEARRAGFIYLMATHAGTLALFGVFVLLARETGSFAFPLSAALPSAGASAIFLLGLFGFGLKAGLMPLHVWLPGAHAAAPSHVSALLSGVMIKTGIYGLVRLTSFFSDAPPWWGWTILLLGAVSGVMGVLFAIAQHDIKRLLAYHSVENIGIIALGMGTALLGRSYDLPLLTALGLFGALLHVINHGLFKSLLFLGAGSIIHATGTREIDRYGGLLRPMPWTALFFLGGAVAISGLPPLNGFVSEWFIYLGLLQSLSGESIALRLAVLAAPALALIGALALACFVKVFGVAFLGSARTPRATAAHEVPVNMRWPMGVLLGVCLLIGLLPAAVVPLLGRAAGVWQGAEPLPLDLAWQVAPETAISVTALMFIVILALAVWLLRRQTAGQEAAAPTWGCGYAFPTGRMQYTASSFAQMLTGLFGWGLRPERHGGEVSANFPAPADFASHTPDTVLDRLLLPACRGSARFCTWLRARLQHGITGIYLLYVALTLSLLLVLSALLRG; from the coding sequence ATGGTGATGCCGACCTTCGCGGCCGCCACCGGGCTGCTGTTCCTCTCCGGCCTGCCGGGGCTCTTCTTCAGCCGTCGATCGGCTGTAGGAGAACGTCTCGCCGCGCTGTTGATTCTCACCGGTGCGGTGCTGGGGACCATAGCCACGGCGGCGGCTCTCGCCGGTCCCGGTTCCGCCGCTATCGAGCTGCCCTGGTCCGTTCCCGGAGGTGCCTTCTCCGTGGAGGTGGACGCCCTTTCGGCCTGTTTTCTCTTCCCCGTCTACCTGGTCACTGCTCTCGGCTCGGTCTACGGACTTGGCTATTGGCCTCAGCGCCGCTACCCCGCCAATGGCCGCAAGCTGCGCCTCTTCTTCGGGCTGATGGCGGGCTCCCTTACCCTGGTGGTCACCGCCCGCAACGGCCTGCTGTTTCTGGTCGTCTGGGAGATCATGGCCCTTTCGGGGTTTTTTCTGGTGACCACCGAGGATGAGAAAGAGGAAGCGCGCCGTGCCGGTTTCATCTATCTGATGGCGACCCACGCCGGCACTCTCGCGCTCTTCGGGGTATTCGTCCTGCTCGCGCGGGAGACGGGCAGCTTCGCCTTTCCCCTCTCGGCGGCCCTGCCGTCGGCCGGGGCCAGCGCCATCTTTCTGCTGGGACTCTTCGGCTTCGGCCTCAAGGCCGGCCTCATGCCGCTCCACGTCTGGCTCCCCGGTGCACACGCCGCCGCTCCCAGCCACGTCTCGGCGCTCCTTTCCGGCGTGATGATCAAGACCGGCATCTACGGCCTGGTGCGCCTCACTTCCTTTTTTTCCGATGCGCCGCCCTGGTGGGGGTGGACCATACTGCTGCTCGGGGCGGTCTCCGGGGTCATGGGGGTGCTCTTCGCCATCGCTCAGCACGACATCAAACGGCTGCTCGCCTATCACAGCGTCGAGAACATCGGGATCATCGCACTGGGGATGGGAACAGCCCTGCTCGGGCGCAGCTACGATCTGCCTCTGTTGACGGCACTGGGGCTCTTCGGGGCGCTGCTGCATGTGATCAATCACGGCCTGTTCAAGTCTCTCCTGTTCCTCGGAGCAGGCTCAATCATACACGCCACGGGCACCCGGGAGATCGACCGATACGGCGGCCTGCTGCGGCCAATGCCTTGGACCGCCCTCTTTTTCCTTGGAGGAGCGGTGGCGATCAGCGGACTTCCGCCGCTCAACGGCTTCGTCAGTGAGTGGTTCATCTATCTCGGACTCTTACAGTCGCTCTCCGGTGAGTCCATCGCCCTGCGACTGGCGGTGCTGGCGGCGCCGGCGCTGGCCCTGATCGGCGCTCTGGCGCTCGCCTGCTTCGTCAAGGTCTTCGGGGTGGCCTTTCTCGGCAGCGCCCGTACGCCGAGGGCGACGGCAGCACACGAGGTCCCTGTGAATATGCGCTGGCCAATGGGGGTTCTGCTCGGCGTCTGCCTTCTGATCGGTCTTTTGCCCGCCGCCGTCGTCCCATTGCTCGGACGGGCCGCGGGCGTCTGGCAGGGCGCGGAGCCGCTCCCGCTGGACCTGGCATGGCAGGTCGCGCCGGAGACGGCCATCAGTGTCACCGCCCTGATGTTCATCGTCATACTGGCGCTGGCGGTCTGGTTGCTGCGCCGTCAGACGGCCGGGCAGGAGGCCGCCGCTCCGACATGGGGGTGCGGTTACGCCTTCCCCACCGGCCGCATGCAGTACACGGCCTCCTCTTTTGCCCAGATGCTAACCGGACTCTTCGGCTGGGGGCTGAGGCCGGAGAGGCACGGCGGCGAGGTTTCGGCCAACTTCCCGGCTCCCGCCGACTTTGCCAGCCATACCCCCGATACCGTTCTCGACCGCCTGCTTCTCCCCGCCTGCCGGGGCTCGGCGCGGTTCTGCACCTGGCTGCGGGCCCGGCTGCAGCACGGCATCACCGGAATCTATCTGCTCTATGTGGCCCTGACACTCAGTCTGCTGCTGGTTTTGAGCGCTCTTCTGAGAGGATGA
- a CDS encoding PTS sugar transporter subunit IIA — protein sequence MNLSVRDAARLLSVSEKTIYRWIKQKIVPAYRFHEQYRFNRAELLDWATARRISMSPEIFQESETEASPLPSLSDAMEAGGIFYRLEGKTRDEALGNIVAHLRLPDEVDRDYLLQVLIARERLASTAVGGGIAIPHPRNPVLLHVTRPTVTLSFLEKPIDFHSLDGKPVVILFTLITPTLRSHLHLLSKLGFVLQDPGFCKVLEEEGSREEIFRALRRSEKSFSEGDV from the coding sequence ATGAACTTGTCAGTCAGGGATGCCGCCCGCCTGCTCAGCGTTTCGGAAAAGACCATTTATCGCTGGATCAAGCAGAAGATCGTGCCGGCCTACCGTTTTCACGAACAGTACCGGTTCAATCGGGCCGAACTGCTGGACTGGGCCACCGCCCGGCGCATCAGCATGTCTCCCGAGATCTTTCAGGAGTCCGAAACCGAAGCCTCTCCCCTCCCATCGTTGAGCGACGCTATGGAGGCTGGAGGGATCTTCTACCGCCTGGAGGGGAAAACCCGGGATGAGGCGCTGGGCAATATCGTCGCCCATCTGCGCCTCCCCGACGAAGTCGACCGCGATTATCTGCTTCAGGTGCTTATCGCCCGCGAGCGACTGGCTTCCACAGCGGTCGGAGGCGGCATCGCCATCCCCCATCCGCGCAATCCCGTTCTGCTCCATGTCACCCGACCGACGGTTACCCTCAGCTTCCTGGAAAAGCCGATCGACTTCCACTCGCTCGACGGAAAACCGGTCGTCATCCTCTTCACCCTCATCACCCCGACTCTGCGCTCCCACCTCCACCTTCTCTCAAAGCTAGGGTTCGTTTTACAGGACCCCGGCTTCTGCAAAGTGCTCGAAGAGGAGGGGAGTCGGGAGGAAATCTTCCGCGCACTGCGCCGGAGCGAGAAATCTTTTTCGGAGGGAGACGTATGA
- the rnhA gene encoding ribonuclease HI: MSNSPPAGKLVEIYTDGACSGNPGPGGWGTLLRWDGHEKELSGFEPETTNNRMELTAVIEGLAALKRPCRIRLTTDSEYVKKGMTEWIDGWVRRGWKNSQKKDVANRDLWERLLELSGRHHVEWCWVRGHAGHPENERCDELARAAIAAGRQR, translated from the coding sequence ATGTCCAATTCCCCCCCCGCGGGAAAACTCGTCGAGATCTACACGGATGGCGCCTGCTCCGGCAATCCCGGCCCCGGCGGCTGGGGGACCCTTCTGCGCTGGGATGGGCATGAGAAGGAACTCTCCGGCTTCGAACCTGAGACGACCAACAACCGTATGGAGCTGACCGCCGTCATCGAAGGTCTGGCCGCTCTCAAACGCCCCTGCCGGATCCGCTTGACCACCGATTCGGAATACGTCAAAAAGGGGATGACCGAATGGATCGACGGCTGGGTCCGGCGCGGCTGGAAGAATTCGCAGAAGAAGGACGTTGCCAACCGCGATCTCTGGGAGCGCCTGCTGGAGCTCTCCGGCCGTCACCACGTTGAATGGTGCTGGGTTCGAGGCCATGCCGGACACCCGGAAAACGAGCGCTGCGACGAGCTGGCGCGGGCCGCCATCGCCGCCGGCAGACAGCGCTGA
- a CDS encoding NADH-quinone oxidoreductase subunit A: MSPVNASANFPTAPVGAEAPPSFDSLLSLGLYAGISVLLILILLFLAWFLGHKTHSQVKGEPYESGVLPSGEARLSEPVPFYLVAIFFIVFDVEMIFVVSWAVAYDALGWNGFLNVAFFIFILFVGLVHLWKTGGLDWGPGAQRRRRQARTAR; the protein is encoded by the coding sequence ATGTCACCAGTCAACGCCTCAGCCAATTTCCCAACTGCCCCTGTCGGCGCCGAAGCGCCGCCCTCTTTCGATTCTCTGCTGTCGCTGGGGCTCTACGCCGGCATTTCCGTTCTCCTCATCCTGATCCTGCTCTTTCTCGCCTGGTTCCTTGGACATAAGACGCACTCCCAGGTGAAGGGCGAACCCTACGAATCGGGGGTTCTTCCCAGCGGCGAGGCCCGCCTTTCCGAACCGGTCCCCTTCTATCTCGTCGCCATCTTCTTCATCGTCTTCGATGTGGAGATGATCTTCGTCGTCTCCTGGGCGGTCGCCTACGATGCTCTGGGCTGGAACGGCTTCCTCAACGTCGCCTTCTTCATCTTCATCCTGTTCGTCGGCCTGGTGCACCTGTGGAAGACAGGCGGTCTCGATTGGGGTCCCGGGGCGCAGCGACGCCGCCGGCAGGCAAGGACGGCCCGATGA